In the genome of Sphingomonas naphthae, one region contains:
- the nadB gene encoding L-aspartate oxidase: protein MADHRYDIVIIGSGAAGLTAALNLADRFRVVVLAKGGLSEGSTAWAQGGIAAVLEPGDTFDSHIEDTIVAGAGLNDRRTVEFVVENAPKAIERLAELGVPFNPGEDAAERWHLTREGGHSHRRIVHVDDATGWAVQQALERAAAAHPNITLVTDMAAIDLVTSRHGVRYSGDGHVWGVYALHRPSGKVALFTARATILATGGAGRVYQFSTAPRGASGDGIAMAWRAGCRISNMEFNQFHPTCLYNLEVKNFLITEAMRGEGGHLKLPTNGHRFMPDFDSRAELAPRDIVARAIDHEIKRLGLDYVHLDISHQPADFVIHHFPTIHAKLLTLGIDITKEPIPVVPAMHYTCGGVMIDLDGRTDLPGLYAAGEVTQSGLHGANRLASNSLLECFVFGEAAARHIAANWESLPEPPAIREWDESRVTDSDEDIVVQHNWREIRRFMWDYVGIVRTTKRLERALHRVDLLRKEVADYYGNYRVTSDLIELRNLIEVAGLIVKSALHRQESRGLHYTLDFPETLPEAVDTVLVP, encoded by the coding sequence ATGGCCGACCATCGCTACGACATCGTCATCATCGGATCGGGCGCGGCAGGGCTGACGGCGGCGCTCAACCTGGCCGATCGATTCCGCGTGGTGGTGCTGGCCAAGGGGGGGCTTTCCGAGGGATCGACCGCCTGGGCGCAGGGGGGGATCGCCGCCGTGCTGGAGCCGGGCGACACGTTCGACAGCCATATCGAGGATACGATCGTCGCCGGCGCGGGGCTGAACGACCGGCGCACGGTGGAATTCGTCGTCGAAAATGCCCCCAAGGCGATCGAGCGGCTGGCCGAGCTGGGCGTGCCCTTCAACCCCGGTGAGGATGCGGCCGAACGCTGGCACCTGACGCGCGAGGGCGGCCACAGCCATCGCCGCATCGTCCATGTCGACGACGCGACCGGCTGGGCGGTGCAGCAGGCGCTGGAGCGGGCGGCGGCCGCGCACCCCAACATCACCCTCGTCACCGATATGGCGGCGATCGATCTGGTCACCAGCCGGCATGGCGTGCGCTATTCGGGCGATGGCCATGTGTGGGGCGTCTATGCGCTGCACCGGCCGAGTGGGAAGGTCGCTTTGTTCACCGCGCGGGCGACGATCCTCGCGACAGGCGGCGCGGGCCGGGTCTATCAATTCTCGACCGCGCCGCGTGGGGCATCGGGCGACGGCATCGCGATGGCGTGGCGGGCGGGCTGCCGCATTTCCAACATGGAATTCAACCAGTTCCACCCGACCTGCCTCTACAATCTGGAGGTGAAGAACTTCCTGATCACCGAGGCGATGCGCGGCGAGGGCGGGCATCTGAAGCTGCCGACGAATGGCCACCGCTTCATGCCCGATTTCGACTCGCGCGCCGAACTGGCCCCGCGCGACATCGTGGCGCGGGCGATCGATCATGAGATCAAGCGGTTGGGCCTGGATTACGTCCATCTCGATATCAGCCACCAGCCGGCCGATTTCGTGATCCACCATTTCCCCACGATCCACGCCAAGCTGCTGACGCTCGGCATCGACATCACGAAGGAGCCGATCCCGGTGGTGCCGGCGATGCACTATACCTGCGGCGGGGTGATGATCGATCTGGACGGACGCACCGACCTGCCCGGCCTCTATGCGGCGGGCGAGGTGACGCAATCGGGCCTGCACGGCGCCAACCGCCTCGCCTCCAACTCGCTGCTCGAATGTTTCGTGTTCGGCGAGGCGGCGGCCAGGCATATCGCGGCGAATTGGGAGAGCCTGCCCGAGCCGCCCGCGATCCGCGAGTGGGACGAGAGCCGCGTCACCGATTCGGACGAGGATATCGTCGTCCAGCACAATTGGCGCGAGATCCGCCGTTTCATGTGGGATTATGTCGGCATCGTCCGCACCACCAAGCGGCTGGAGCGCGCGCTCCACCGGGTCGATCTGCTGCGGAAGGAAGTGGCGGATTATTACGGCAATTACCGCGTCACGAGCGATCTGATCGAGCTGCGGAACCTGATCGAGGTTGCCGGGCTGATCGTGAAATCGGCGCTGCACCGGCAGGAGAGCCGGGGGCTGCACTATACGCTCGATTTCCCCGAGACGCTGCCCGAGGCGGTGGACACGGTGCTGGTGCCTTAA
- a CDS encoding DODA-type extradiol aromatic ring-opening family dioxygenase, translating to MTQKPLRQPSLFIPHGGGPCFFMPDPAGLWRGLETYLAGIAASLPERPRAILVVTGHWETRGFAFTGAERPALIYDYYGFPQHTYELRYDAPGDPALAARAAGLLTAAGLPGAVDPAHGWDHGVFVPMKVAFPDADIPVVAMSVDKSLDPALHIAAGRALAPLRDEGVLIVGSGMSFHNMRGYRDPRFTEPSRAFDAWLTAAAEAAPEERAALFAGWADAPAGRLSHPREEHLIPLMVAAGASDAPGRHDYGELLLETAVSGYRFA from the coding sequence ATGACCCAGAAACCTCTTCGCCAGCCGAGCCTGTTCATCCCCCATGGGGGCGGCCCCTGCTTCTTCATGCCCGATCCCGCCGGTCTGTGGCGGGGTCTCGAAACCTATCTCGCCGGCATCGCCGCCAGCCTGCCCGAGCGGCCGCGCGCGATCCTCGTCGTCACCGGCCATTGGGAGACGCGCGGCTTCGCCTTCACCGGGGCCGAGCGGCCGGCGCTGATCTACGATTATTACGGCTTCCCCCAGCACACCTATGAACTGCGCTACGACGCGCCGGGCGATCCGGCGCTGGCGGCGCGCGCGGCGGGGCTGCTCACGGCGGCCGGGCTGCCCGGCGCGGTCGATCCCGCGCATGGCTGGGATCATGGCGTGTTCGTGCCGATGAAGGTGGCCTTCCCCGATGCCGACATTCCCGTCGTCGCCATGTCGGTCGACAAGAGCCTCGATCCGGCGCTGCACATCGCCGCCGGCCGCGCGCTGGCGCCGCTGCGCGACGAGGGCGTGCTGATCGTGGGATCGGGCATGAGCTTCCACAATATGCGCGGCTATCGCGATCCGCGCTTCACCGAACCCTCGCGCGCCTTCGATGCCTGGCTGACGGCGGCGGCGGAGGCGGCGCCGGAGGAGCGCGCGGCGCTGTTCGCGGGCTGGGCCGATGCCCCCGCCGGGCGCCTGTCGCACCCGCGCGAGGAGCATCTGATCCCGCTGATGGTGGCGGCCGGCGCGTCCGATGCGCCGGGCCGTCACGATTATGGCGAGCTGCTGCTGGAAACGGCGGTGTCGGGCTATCGCTTCGCCTGA
- a CDS encoding CPBP family intramembrane glutamic endopeptidase has protein sequence MLKLVLRPPTLGHSRVLKPRRFDWAIALAWMLLLFFAVILAATLPTLLKPLVPKGNARILISALVAAASLLAYWALVHFGEGRPVDELAWRPGGGLELAAGLTGGLLLFSITAAILVALGQYSLVFHAPTGSPAAFDVSVRAGVMEEILLRAVVLRLLWRAFGGWWAIGLSALLFGALHLGNPHATLFAGLAIAVEAGVLLGAVYALTGRLWAAIGFHAAWNFTQGWIFGAPVSGGEPIGGIGTMALTPGASDLLSGGGFGPEASLVALIVAGRAGAAILWRVRDTLQAKR, from the coding sequence ATGCTCAAGCTCGTCCTGCGGCCACCCACGCTCGGCCACAGCCGCGTCCTCAAACCGCGCCGGTTCGATTGGGCGATCGCGCTTGCCTGGATGCTGCTGCTGTTCTTCGCGGTGATCCTCGCCGCCACCCTGCCCACCCTGCTCAAGCCGCTGGTGCCCAAGGGTAATGCGCGGATCCTCATCTCCGCGCTCGTTGCCGCCGCCTCGCTGCTGGCCTATTGGGCGCTCGTCCATTTCGGCGAGGGGCGGCCGGTGGACGAACTGGCGTGGCGGCCGGGCGGCGGGCTGGAGCTGGCGGCGGGGCTGACCGGCGGGCTGCTGCTGTTCTCGATCACCGCCGCGATCCTCGTCGCCCTCGGCCAGTACAGCCTCGTCTTCCACGCGCCGACCGGCTCGCCCGCCGCGTTCGACGTGTCCGTCCGCGCCGGCGTCATGGAGGAAATCCTGCTGCGCGCGGTGGTGCTGCGGCTGCTGTGGCGCGCGTTCGGCGGCTGGTGGGCGATCGGCCTGTCGGCCTTGCTGTTCGGCGCGCTCCACCTCGGCAATCCGCACGCGACGCTGTTCGCCGGCCTCGCCATCGCGGTCGAGGCCGGGGTGCTGCTCGGCGCGGTCTATGCGCTGACCGGGCGGCTGTGGGCGGCGATCGGCTTCCATGCCGCGTGGAACTTCACCCAAGGGTGGATCTTCGGCGCGCCGGTTTCGGGCGGGGAGCCGATCGGCGGGATCGGCACGATGGCGCTCACCCCCGGCGCGTCCGATCTGCTCTCGGGCGGCGGCTTCGGGCCGGAGGCGTCGCTGGTCGCGCTGATCGTCGCCGGACGCGCGGGGGCGGCGATCCTGTGGCGGGTGCGGGATACGCTTCAGGCGAAGCGATAG
- the polA gene encoding DNA polymerase I: MAANHLYLVDGSGYIFRAYHRLPPLTNRHGVPAGAVYGFTTMMWKLVDELHRAEGPTHMAVIFDASSKTFRNDMYDQYKAHRPPPPEDLVPQFPLIRDATRAFSIPCIEEVGLEADDIIACYAKAALAAGWKVTIVSSDKDLMQLIEPGLDMLDTMNNRRLGPEHVIEKFGVPPEQLGDVLALMGDSVDNVPGVPGIGPKTASELVRTYGDVEAVLAAAEQIKKPKLRQSLIDHADNARLSRELVRLVCDRPLPEPLDDLALKGLPPEPLRAFLEDMGFRSLLAKLGGPQPAAAPAASIDEEVDPPFVHKDYETVVDEAALDRWIAAAYAATQIAVDTETDGIDCVRAKLVGISLATAPGKACYIPLGHGLAGDDLLAEPPTQLPAELVLAKLKPLLEDPSILKIGQNLKYDLIMFRRHGVDVTPYDDTMLLSYDLDAGLGGHGMDDLAKRHLDHACIEFKTVCGTGKTQISFDKVALPQATEYAAEDADVTLRLWRRLKPRLAREKATRVYELVDRPLVPVIAEMERAGILVDRAELARLSAEFGGEIQRLEGVIHEAAGGPFTIGSPKQLGEVLFERLGLKGGRKGKSGVYSTDVNEMERLAGEGVAVARLVLEWRQLSKLKATYTDALQAQINPETGRVHTSFGLATAQTGRLSSTDPNLQNIPIRTETGRRIRDAFVAAPGNVLLSADYSQIELRLAAHMADVPALQQAFARGDDIHNLTAQELFGEVNRDTRGRAKTINFAILYGISSWGLAGRLGVDRGEAQAMIDRYFERFPGINRYIADTLAELREHGYVTTLFGRKTHLPGIKAKTVGERQAAERQAINAPIQGTSADIIKRAMVRMGPALAAAGLGHVRMLLQVHDELVFEAPEADAPAAAEVIRETMARAAEPAVTLSVPLGVEVGIGKSWGAAH; the protein is encoded by the coding sequence ATGGCCGCCAACCACCTCTATCTCGTCGATGGCTCGGGCTATATCTTCCGCGCCTATCATCGCCTCCCCCCGCTCACCAATCGCCACGGCGTGCCGGCGGGCGCGGTCTATGGCTTCACCACGATGATGTGGAAGCTGGTCGACGAACTGCATCGCGCCGAGGGGCCAACGCATATGGCGGTGATCTTCGATGCCTCGTCGAAGACGTTCCGCAACGATATGTACGATCAGTATAAGGCGCACCGCCCGCCGCCGCCGGAGGATCTGGTCCCGCAATTCCCGCTGATCCGCGACGCGACGCGCGCTTTCTCGATCCCCTGCATCGAGGAGGTCGGGCTGGAGGCCGACGATATCATCGCCTGCTATGCCAAGGCGGCGCTGGCGGCGGGGTGGAAGGTCACGATCGTCTCGTCCGACAAGGATCTGATGCAGCTCATCGAACCGGGCCTCGACATGCTCGATACGATGAACAACCGCCGCCTCGGCCCCGAGCATGTGATCGAGAAGTTCGGCGTGCCACCCGAGCAATTGGGCGACGTGCTGGCGCTGATGGGCGACAGTGTCGACAACGTCCCCGGCGTGCCCGGCATCGGCCCCAAGACGGCGAGCGAGCTGGTCCGCACCTATGGCGATGTCGAGGCGGTGCTGGCGGCGGCCGAGCAGATCAAGAAGCCCAAGCTGCGCCAGTCGCTGATCGACCATGCCGACAATGCCCGCCTCAGCCGTGAGCTGGTGCGGCTGGTGTGCGACCGGCCCCTGCCCGAGCCGCTCGACGATCTGGCGCTGAAGGGCCTGCCGCCCGAGCCGCTGCGCGCCTTCCTGGAGGACATGGGCTTCCGCTCGCTGCTGGCGAAGCTGGGCGGGCCGCAGCCGGCCGCCGCGCCCGCCGCCAGCATCGACGAGGAGGTCGATCCGCCCTTCGTCCACAAGGATTACGAGACGGTGGTCGACGAGGCGGCGCTCGATCGCTGGATCGCGGCGGCCTATGCGGCCACGCAGATCGCGGTGGATACCGAGACCGACGGGATCGATTGCGTGCGGGCGAAGCTGGTCGGCATCAGCCTGGCGACCGCGCCGGGCAAGGCCTGCTACATCCCGCTCGGCCACGGGCTGGCGGGCGACGACCTGCTCGCCGAGCCGCCGACGCAGCTGCCCGCCGAGCTGGTGCTGGCGAAACTGAAGCCGCTGCTGGAGGATCCGTCGATCCTCAAGATCGGCCAGAATCTGAAATACGACCTCATCATGTTCCGCCGCCACGGCGTCGACGTGACGCCCTATGACGATACGATGCTGCTGTCCTACGATCTGGACGCGGGGCTTGGCGGGCATGGCATGGACGATCTGGCCAAGCGCCACCTCGATCATGCCTGCATCGAATTCAAGACGGTGTGCGGCACCGGCAAGACGCAGATCAGCTTCGACAAGGTCGCGCTGCCACAAGCCACCGAATATGCCGCCGAGGATGCCGACGTCACCTTGCGGTTGTGGCGCCGGCTGAAGCCGCGTCTGGCGCGCGAGAAGGCGACGCGGGTCTATGAGCTGGTCGATCGGCCGCTGGTGCCGGTGATCGCCGAGATGGAGCGCGCCGGCATCCTCGTCGATCGCGCCGAGCTGGCGCGGCTGTCGGCCGAATTCGGTGGCGAGATCCAGCGGCTCGAAGGCGTGATCCACGAGGCGGCGGGCGGCCCGTTCACGATCGGCAGCCCCAAGCAATTGGGCGAGGTGCTGTTCGAGCGGCTGGGCCTGAAGGGCGGGCGCAAGGGCAAGAGCGGCGTCTATTCGACCGACGTGAACGAGATGGAGCGGCTGGCGGGCGAGGGCGTGGCCGTCGCGCGGCTGGTGCTGGAATGGCGCCAGCTCTCCAAGCTGAAGGCGACCTATACCGACGCGCTTCAGGCGCAGATCAACCCGGAGACGGGCCGGGTGCACACCAGCTTCGGGCTGGCGACGGCGCAGACCGGGCGGCTTTCCTCGACCGACCCGAACCTCCAGAACATCCCGATCCGCACCGAGACCGGCCGCCGCATCCGTGATGCCTTCGTAGCCGCGCCCGGCAACGTGCTGCTCTCGGCCGATTATTCTCAGATCGAATTGCGGCTGGCGGCGCACATGGCGGACGTTCCCGCGCTCCAGCAGGCGTTCGCGCGCGGCGACGACATCCATAATCTGACCGCGCAGGAATTGTTCGGCGAGGTCAATCGCGACACGCGCGGGCGCGCCAAGACGATCAACTTCGCCATCCTCTACGGCATCTCCTCCTGGGGTCTGGCGGGGCGGCTGGGGGTCGATCGCGGCGAGGCGCAGGCGATGATCGACCGCTATTTCGAGCGGTTCCCCGGCATCAACCGCTATATCGCCGACACGCTCGCCGAGCTGCGCGAGCATGGCTATGTGACCACGCTGTTTGGCCGCAAGACGCATCTTCCCGGTATCAAGGCCAAGACGGTGGGTGAGCGGCAGGCGGCTGAGCGGCAGGCGATCAACGCGCCGATCCAGGGCACCAGCGCGGATATCATCAAGCGGGCGATGGTGCGGATGGGGCCGGCGCTGGCGGCGGCGGGCCTCGGCCATGTCCGCATGCTGCTTCAGGTGCATGACGAACTGGTGTTCGAGGCGCCCGAGGCCGATGCGCCCGCGGCCGCCGAGGTGATCCGCGAGACGATGGCGCGCGCCGCCGAGCCGGCGGTCACGCTCAGCGTGCCGCTGGGCGTCGAAGTCGGCATCGGCAAGAGCTGGGGCGCCGCGCATTGA
- a CDS encoding lipopolysaccharide biosynthesis protein, whose amino-acid sequence MTVAPAEPLKGPGDIETLAQGGRTNFFGFLLRLAARLPFLFIAGRWYGAEALGRFAYATIIVEFAAQIATVGLKRGLAQQLSTTSRPHPHVVWDGLLVGFLTSILVAGLLIAVPELMFPNSIINGYDRLLPLTIFGWVASDIALAALAYRGDIGAMVRARSLVEPWTISIAAFVLAWYSTRDGLILAYVLSTIAAFVASLWPLFRSYGWPRGWRPAPVRLYRIATRNLPLAGADAIEWGSRRLDIAMLGLFFSAPIVGIYYVAQQVASLPQKLKTSFDPILGPVITQNLAAGDKTAVARQVRQVGFWIIAAQLGIALALAIPGKAVMGLVGPGFVGGTGALAILLAAEAIAATAVVSEAALIYVAPKRNLAISVAMIALQAGLSVVLVELARRALPAIERAGWVGERMAFRDDPVAAAGPAIALMAALGLASVAKALLLKKLLGGRISGWRWSLVWAALVASAVGWAVTRLPHSLEWVELAFGVPLILGVYGAVVWFRGFTTDDRALFRSKSVAA is encoded by the coding sequence TTGACCGTGGCCCCCGCCGAGCCGCTCAAGGGCCCGGGTGACATCGAGACGCTCGCGCAGGGCGGGCGGACGAATTTCTTCGGCTTCCTGCTGCGGCTGGCGGCGCGCCTTCCGTTCCTCTTCATCGCCGGGCGCTGGTATGGCGCGGAGGCGCTGGGGCGCTTCGCCTACGCCACGATCATTGTCGAGTTCGCGGCGCAGATCGCCACCGTCGGCCTGAAGCGCGGCCTCGCCCAGCAACTCTCCACCACCAGCCGGCCGCACCCCCATGTCGTGTGGGATGGTCTGCTGGTGGGTTTCCTCACCTCGATCCTCGTCGCCGGGTTGCTGATCGCGGTGCCGGAGTTGATGTTCCCCAATTCGATCATCAACGGTTACGATCGGCTGCTGCCGCTCACCATCTTCGGCTGGGTGGCGTCGGACATCGCGCTGGCGGCGCTGGCCTATCGTGGCGACATCGGCGCGATGGTGCGCGCGCGATCGCTGGTCGAGCCGTGGACGATCAGCATCGCCGCCTTCGTGCTGGCCTGGTATTCCACCCGCGACGGCCTGATTCTGGCTTATGTGCTGTCGACCATCGCGGCCTTCGTGGCGTCGCTGTGGCCGCTGTTCCGCTCCTACGGCTGGCCGCGCGGCTGGCGGCCGGCGCCGGTGCGCCTCTATCGCATCGCCACGCGCAACCTGCCGCTGGCGGGCGCCGACGCGATCGAATGGGGCTCGCGCCGGCTGGATATCGCCATGCTCGGCCTGTTCTTCTCCGCGCCGATCGTGGGCATCTATTATGTCGCGCAGCAGGTCGCGTCGCTGCCGCAGAAATTGAAGACCAGCTTCGATCCGATCCTGGGGCCGGTCATCACCCAGAATCTGGCCGCCGGGGACAAGACGGCGGTGGCGCGGCAGGTGCGGCAGGTGGGCTTCTGGATCATCGCCGCGCAGCTCGGCATCGCGCTGGCGCTGGCCATCCCCGGCAAGGCGGTGATGGGTCTCGTCGGGCCGGGCTTCGTCGGCGGCACCGGCGCGCTCGCGATCCTGCTCGCCGCCGAGGCGATCGCCGCGACCGCCGTGGTGAGCGAGGCGGCGCTGATCTATGTCGCGCCCAAGCGCAATCTGGCGATCTCGGTGGCGATGATCGCGCTTCAGGCGGGTCTGTCGGTGGTGCTGGTCGAGCTGGCGCGGCGCGCGCTGCCGGCGATCGAGCGCGCCGGCTGGGTCGGCGAGCGCATGGCCTTCCGCGACGATCCGGTGGCGGCAGCCGGCCCGGCGATCGCGCTGATGGCGGCGCTGGGGCTGGCATCGGTCGCCAAGGCGCTGCTGTTGAAGAAGTTGCTCGGCGGGCGGATTTCGGGCTGGCGCTGGTCCTTGGTATGGGCGGCGCTGGTGGCGTCGGCGGTCGGCTGGGCGGTGACCCGCCTGCCGCACAGCCTCGAATGGGTCGAGCTGGCGTTCGGCGTGCCGCTGATCCTCGGCGTCTATGGCGCGGTCGTCTGGTTCCGGGGCTTCACCACCGATGATCGCGCCCTCTTCCGCAGCAAGAGCGTGGCGGCGTAA
- a CDS encoding FAD-dependent monooxygenase — protein sequence MDRSDILILGGGLVGLTLAIALDRHGISTIVVDPADPATVLGQGFDGRASAISSASYRMFEAIGVADRLTGHGCPIGAIRVTDGLQPKGLMFEPDADDGALGIMFENRRLRTVLHELSAEAPNITIRRTTAKHVVRDEAGVRVTLADGGEVGAALLVGAEGRRSPTRDAAGIRTAAWKYDHVAIITSLGHEKPHGGIAHEIFYPAGPFAILPLIDDAEGHRSALVWTVKAADAPAILGLPDRAFLAEAEARMGGLLGALRMASGRSSYPLGFHHAARITDRRLALVGDAAHGIHPIAGQGLNLGLRDAAALTEVLADGARLGLDLGDAQLLARYDRWRAVDSFLVAAVTDSLTHLFGMPGRLPAAVRRFGLGVVRRAPPLKAAFMAEARGESGAMPRLLRGELV from the coding sequence ATGGACCGCAGCGATATCCTCATCCTCGGTGGCGGGCTGGTCGGGCTGACGCTCGCCATCGCGCTCGACCGGCACGGCATCAGCACGATCGTGGTCGATCCGGCCGATCCGGCGACGGTGCTGGGCCAGGGCTTCGACGGGCGTGCCTCGGCGATTTCCAGCGCCTCCTACCGGATGTTCGAGGCGATCGGGGTGGCCGATCGACTGACTGGGCATGGCTGCCCGATCGGCGCGATCCGCGTGACCGACGGGCTCCAGCCCAAGGGCCTGATGTTCGAGCCCGACGCCGACGACGGAGCGCTGGGCATCATGTTCGAGAATCGCCGCCTGCGCACGGTGCTGCACGAATTGAGCGCCGAGGCGCCCAATATCACCATCCGCCGCACCACCGCGAAGCATGTGGTGCGCGACGAGGCCGGGGTCCGCGTCACGCTCGCCGATGGCGGCGAGGTCGGCGCGGCGCTGCTGGTGGGGGCCGAAGGGCGCCGCTCGCCGACGCGCGACGCGGCCGGCATCCGCACGGCGGCGTGGAAATACGACCATGTCGCGATCATCACCTCGCTCGGCCACGAGAAACCGCACGGCGGGATCGCGCACGAAATCTTCTACCCCGCAGGCCCCTTCGCGATCCTGCCGCTGATCGACGATGCCGAGGGGCATCGCTCGGCGCTGGTGTGGACGGTGAAGGCCGCCGACGCGCCCGCCATCCTCGGCCTGCCCGATCGCGCCTTTCTGGCCGAGGCGGAGGCGCGGATGGGCGGGCTGCTGGGGGCCTTGCGGATGGCCTCGGGCCGGTCGAGCTATCCGCTCGGTTTTCACCATGCCGCGCGGATCACCGATCGACGGCTGGCGCTGGTGGGGGACGCGGCGCACGGCATCCATCCGATCGCGGGGCAGGGCCTCAACCTCGGCCTGCGCGATGCCGCCGCGCTCACCGAAGTGCTGGCCGATGGCGCGCGGCTGGGGCTCGACCTCGGCGACGCGCAGTTGCTGGCGCGCTACGATCGCTGGCGCGCGGTGGACAGCTTCCTGGTCGCGGCGGTGACGGACAGTCTGACGCATCTGTTCGGGATGCCGGGGCGCTTGCCGGCGGCGGTGCGGCGCTTCGGGCTGGGCGTGGTGCGCCGCGCGCCGCCGTTGAAGGCGGCGTTCATGGCCGAGGCGCGGGGCGAGAGCGGGGCGATGCCCAGGCTGCTGCGGGGTGAATTGGTTTAA
- a CDS encoding LON peptidase substrate-binding domain-containing protein, whose protein sequence is MADIRRLSLFPLGGALLLPRAYLPLHIFEPRYRAMVEDSLVRERRIGMIQPRDPADPDRLYDIGCIGKIIDVQALEDGRYNLVLEGVSRFRLVQLLDRPTAFLQIEASTDGFEEDGDEPDPLAAVIRAAIERDARRMAAARGYEIDWDQVARLDDEGLVNGIAQVAPFDIAAKQALLEAEGLPARADLLLQLLSFMAPDAEDPTLQ, encoded by the coding sequence ATGGCCGATATCCGCCGGCTCTCGCTGTTCCCGCTCGGCGGCGCGCTGCTGCTGCCGCGCGCCTATCTGCCGCTCCACATCTTCGAGCCGCGCTATCGCGCCATGGTCGAGGATTCGCTGGTGCGCGAGCGGCGCATCGGCATGATCCAGCCACGCGACCCCGCCGACCCCGATCGGCTCTACGATATCGGCTGCATCGGCAAGATCATCGACGTGCAGGCGCTGGAAGACGGCCGCTACAATCTGGTGCTGGAGGGGGTCAGCCGCTTCCGGCTGGTGCAATTGCTCGATCGCCCGACCGCCTTCCTCCAGATCGAGGCCTCCACCGATGGCTTCGAGGAGGATGGAGACGAGCCCGATCCGCTCGCCGCCGTGATCCGCGCCGCGATCGAGCGCGACGCCCGCCGCATGGCCGCCGCGCGTGGCTACGAGATCGACTGGGATCAGGTGGCGCGGCTCGACGACGAGGGCCTCGTCAACGGCATCGCCCAGGTCGCCCCGTTCGACATCGCCGCCAAGCAGGCGCTGCTGGAAGCCGAGGGCCTGCCGGCCCGCGCCGACCTGCTGCTGCAATTGCTGAGCTTCATGGCGCCCGACGCGGAAGACCCGACGCTGCAATAG
- a CDS encoding tetratricopeptide repeat protein, translating into MATLGMSAAEREAIEAFRRDVMEPSMTSLVILDFWAEWCGPCKQLGPVLEKVAADYASKGVKLVKVDVEANKMIAAQFRVQSIPTVYAVFQGQLVADLTSARTERQLSQTLDQLLKQLPIESDATRQEQEIAPLIAMGEEVLASGDAERALSIFTQIAEMAPDDLHVAAGQARALVMLGATEEAAALLDSLPPEAAKDAAIAQARAAVAIAAEAAPVDDLAPLAAKVAADPDDHEAAYELAGGYVAAGDRDAAADVLLASIQRDRAWNEGAARQRLLKLFEAIGLEDPWVAGTRRRLSAILFG; encoded by the coding sequence GTGGCGACGCTGGGAATGAGTGCGGCCGAGCGCGAGGCGATCGAGGCATTCCGCCGCGACGTGATGGAGCCGTCGATGACGAGCCTCGTCATCCTCGATTTCTGGGCGGAATGGTGCGGCCCCTGCAAGCAGCTCGGCCCCGTGCTCGAAAAGGTCGCCGCCGATTATGCTTCGAAGGGCGTGAAGCTGGTCAAGGTGGACGTCGAGGCGAACAAGATGATCGCCGCGCAATTCCGCGTGCAATCGATCCCCACCGTCTATGCCGTGTTTCAGGGCCAGCTCGTCGCGGACCTGACGTCGGCCCGCACCGAGCGCCAGCTGAGCCAGACACTCGACCAGCTGCTGAAGCAGCTGCCGATCGAGAGCGACGCCACCCGGCAGGAGCAGGAGATCGCCCCGCTGATCGCCATGGGCGAGGAGGTGCTGGCCTCGGGCGATGCCGAGCGCGCGCTCTCCATCTTCACCCAGATCGCCGAGATGGCGCCGGACGACCTGCATGTCGCCGCCGGGCAGGCGCGCGCGCTGGTGATGCTGGGCGCGACCGAGGAAGCCGCCGCGCTGCTGGATTCGCTGCCGCCCGAGGCCGCCAAGGATGCGGCCATCGCCCAGGCGCGCGCCGCCGTCGCCATCGCCGCCGAGGCGGCGCCGGTCGACGATCTCGCCCCGCTGGCCGCGAAGGTCGCGGCCGACCCCGACGATCATGAGGCGGCCTACGAACTGGCGGGCGGCTATGTCGCCGCCGGCGATCGCGACGCGGCGGCCGACGTGCTGCTCGCCAGCATTCAGCGCGACCGGGCGTGGAACGAGGGCGCCGCGCGCCAGCGTCTTCTGAAGCTGTTCGAGGCGATCGGGCTGGAGGATCCGTGGGTCGCCGGCACCCGCCGCCGCCTGTCGGCGATCCTGTTCGGCTGA